A single genomic interval of Lathyrus oleraceus cultivar Zhongwan6 chromosome 7, CAAS_Psat_ZW6_1.0, whole genome shotgun sequence harbors:
- the LOC127106235 gene encoding uncharacterized protein LOC127106235, producing the protein MDIQEESSFSTFGPLAAMTLRNVSSSSSAFFSANQSPFFSPRTSSCHISDTLRAEALNERIHLDAAAAASTSTVIPEQKSTISDVAAASPVVCTSGDMQRLDRISSSVDISSSTVSGYCHPYDDCYSGQKEKRSKKGRNQKTSSAQPGSRLISSYRLKSCDVFIGLHGRKAPLVRFSKWLCAELEIHGISCFVSDRASCRNSNKLGVAEKAMDVASFGIVIITRKCFKNPYTIEELKFFSGKKNLVPIYFDLSPFDCLVRDIIEKRGELWEKHGGELWLLYGGLRQEWKDAVHALSRVEEWKLEAQDGNWRDCILETVALLAMRLGRRSVAEHLRKWKEKIKEEELPFTRNENFIGRKKELSQLEFMLFGDVTGDSKQDYIELKARSKRKHLTIGRGKSNVLDERNGSSREEKEPVLWKESEKEIEMQSVEFSQRHYRSRPKRSGKYTRKKRGMDILYGKGIACISGDSGIGKTELILEFAYRFHQRYKMVLWIGGESRYVRQNYLNLRSFLEVDVSVENSLEKTSIKGFEEHEQAAISRVRKELMRNIPYLVIIDNLESENDWWDHKLVMDLLPRFGGETHVIISTCLPRIMNLEPLKLSYLSGVEAMSLMLPTGKDYSVAEIDALRTIEEKLGRLTLGLAIIGGILSELPITPSRLLDTINRMPLKEMSSWNGKEAHVFRKNTFLLQLFDVCFSVFDHADGPRSLATRMVLVSGWFASSAIPVSLLALAAHKIPKKHNGTCLWRKLLQPLTCGLTSSHTRKSELEASSLLLNFNIARSSAKKGCIQFNELVKLYARKREVTGSSQAMVQAIISQGSISQHLDHLWAACFLLFEFVHNPAIVELEVSELLHLVKKVVLPLSIQSFITYSRCTAALELLRLCTNALEAADQTLVTPVDKWLDKSLCWRSIQTNAQLNPCLWQELALCRATVLETRAKLMLRGAQFDIGSDLIKKAIFIRSSICGEDHPDTIFARETLSKLTRLIANVQIHS; encoded by the coding sequence ATGGATATTCAAGAAGAGAGTTCTTTCTCCACCTTTGGACCTTTGGCAGCAATGACTCTGAGGAATGTGTCGTCGTCGTCTTCGGCTTTCTTTTCGGCGAATCAATCGCCGTTTTTCTCTCCAAGAACGTCGTCGTGTCATATATCAGATACTTTGAGAGCTGAAGCTTTGAATGAGAGAATTCATCTagatgctgctgctgctgcttCGACTAGTACGGTGATTCCGGAACAAAAAAGTACAATCTCTGATGTGGCTGCTGCATCTCCGGTTGTGTGTACTTCGGGCGATATGCAGAGGCTCGACCGTATATCTTCATCGGTTGATATCTCTAGTAGTACGGTATCTGGTTACTGTCATCCGTATGATGATTGTTATTCGGGACAGAAAGAGAAGCGGAGTAAGAAAGGGAGGAACCAGAAAACGTCGTCGGCACAACCGGGTTCGAGATTGATTTCTTCTTACAGGTTGAAGAGTTGTGATGTTTTTATAGGATTACACGGTCGCAAGGCTCCTCTTGTAAGATTTTCCAAATGGTTGTGTGCCGAGTTAGAAATCCATGGTATCAGTTGTTTTGTATCGGACAGGGCTTCGTGTAGGAACTCTAACAAGCTTGGCGTTGCTGAGAAGGCTATGGATGTTGCTTCTTTCGGTATAGTGATTATAACAAGGAAATGTTTCAAGAATCCGTATACTATTGAGGAGCTGAAATTTTTCTCGGGCAAGAAGAATTTAGTCCCGATATACTTTGATTTGAGTCCATTTGATTGTCTTGTAAGGGATATAATTGAAAAAAGGGGGGAGTTGTGGGAGAAACATGGAGGAGAACTCTGGCTTTTGTATGGTGGGTTGAGGCAGGAGTGGAAGGATGCGGTCCACGCTTTATCTCGGGTCGAGGAATGGAAGTTAGAAGCTCAGGATGGAAACTGGAGAGACTGCATACTTGAGACTGTTGCATTGTTAGCAATGAGGTTAGGCAGAAGAAGTGTCGCCGAGCATTTGAGGAAATGGAAAgagaaaatcaaggaagaggAATTACCTTTCACTCGTAACGAGAATTTTATAGGTAGAAAAAAAGAGCTTTCTCAATTGGAGTTTATGCTTTTCGGTGATGTTACGGGTGATTCGAAGCAAGATTATATTGAACTCAAGGCAAGATCGAAGAGAAAGCATTTGACTATAGGTAGAGGAAAGAGTAATGTGTTGGATGAAAGAAATGGAAGTAGTAGGGAGGAGAAAGAACCGGTTCTATGGAAGGAGTCGGAGAAAGAGATTGAAATGCAAAGTGTTGAATTCTCTCAGAGGCACTACCGTTCGCGGCCCAAACGTAGTGGAAAGTACACGAGGAAGAAAAGAGGAATGGATATTCTGTACGGGAAAGGGATCGCGTGCATATCTGGAGATTCAGGAATTGGAAAGACCGAACTCATTCTCGAGTTTGCTTATCGTTTTCACCAAAGATACAAGATGGTGTTATGGATAGGAGGGGAGAGCAGGTATGTAAGGCAAAACTATCTAAATCTCAGGTCATTTTTAGAAGTTGATGTGAGTGTTGAGAATAGTTTGGAGAAAACTAGTATAAAAGGATTCGAAGAGCACGAACAAGCGGCCATTTCTAGAGTTCGCAAAGAACTGATGAGAAACATTCCATATCTTGTGATCATTGACAACTTGGAGAGCGAAAATGATTGGTGGGATCACAAACTTGTGATGGATCTTCTCCCTCGTTTCGGGGGAGAGACTCATGTGATCATATCAACGTGTCTTCCTCGCATCATGAACTTGGAACCGCTAAAACTTTCGTATTTATCTGGAGTTGAAGCAATGTCTCTAATGTTACCAACTGGTAAGGACTACTCTGTTGCTGAGATCGATGCTCTGAGAACAATCGAGGAGAAGCTCGGAAGGTTAACTTTAGGCCTCGCGATTATTGGTGGAATTTTATCCGAGTTACCTATAACTCCAAGCAGGCTATTAGATACCATAAATAGAATGCCCTTGAAGGAGATGTCATCATGGAATGGTAAAGAGGCTCACGTCTTCCGGAAGAACACTTTCCTTCTTCAGCTCTTCGACGTTTGTTTCTCGGTATTTGATCACGCAGACGGACCTAGAAGTTTGGCAACAAGAATGGTACTTGTAAGTGGATGGTTTGCATCAAGTGCCATTCCAGTTTCCTTGTTAGCACTCGCCGCACACAAGATACCGAAAAAACACAACGGGACTTGTTTGTGGAGAAAATTACTGCAACCCTTAACCTGCGGTTTAACTTCCTCGCACACGAGAAAATCGGAATTAGAAGCATCTTCCTTACTCCTAAATTTTAATATTGCAAGGAGTAGTGCTAAGAAAGGATGTATTCAATTCAACGAACTCGTGAAACTATACGCCAGAAAAAGAGAAGTTACTGGATCATCACAGGCAATGGTTCAAGCTATCATCAGTCAAGGGTCGATATCTCAACATCTGGATCATTTATGGGCTGCGTGTTTTCTGCTATTCGAATTCGTTCATAACCCCGCCATTGTCGAGCTCGAGGTTTCCGAACTCTTACATCTCGTGAAAAAAGTTGTCCTCCCTCTTTCCATTCAATCCTTCATTACATACTCCCGATGCACGGCTGCGCTCGAGCTTCTACGCCTCTGCACCAACGCACTGGAAGCAGCAGACCAAACATTAGTTACGCCAGTCGATAAGTGGCTCGACAAATCACTTTGTTGGAGATCCATCCAAACTAATGCTCAGCTGAATCCCTGTCTTTGGCAAGAGCTAGCGCTATGTCGAGCCACGGTTCTCGAAACTAGAGCTAAGCTTATGCTGAGAGGCGCACAGTTTGATATAGGGAGTGATCTAATCAAGAAAGCTATTTTTATCAGAAGCTCGATTTGTGGCGAAGATCATCCCGATACAATATTTGCTCGCGAAACGTTAAGCAAACTCACTAGACTAATTGCAAATGTTCAGATTCATTCTTGA